TCTCAACGATTGCGCGCGCAAGGCACAGCAGGTGGACCGTGTGCTGGCGGCTGAACGTGAGCAGGCCCGCCAGGCCGCCAGGCGTGACGACAACAGGAGTCAGCTGTCGGCAGAGCTGTACGGGGTGGCGGCACTGCCCACCGCGTCAGCGCCGGACGCCACCGACGCGGTCAGCGCCTACGTGGCCGCATTCCATGAACTCAAGGGAACGATCGGCGCGACGCCGACGCCCGCCACGGTGATCTCGCAGCCTGCAGCCGAGAACACCCTGGTATGGCTGCGCAAGAAGCTCCCGTTCTAGACGGGTAGCAGCTGATCGATCACGGCGGCCAGCTGCTTGGCCGACCGGCACTCGTGCATCGTGATGACGTCCTGGTAGCGCGGCACCGCCGAGTCGCCGCTGCCCCACAGGTGCTTGGGCTCCGGGTTGAGCCAATGCGCGTGCCGGCTCGCGGTCACCATGTGCGACAGCACATCGATCGCTGGGTCGCGGTAGTTGGTCCGCCCGTCGCCGAGCACCAGCAGCGAACTGCGCGGCGACAGCACGTTCGGGTGGTCCTGAATGAAAGAGACGAACGCGTTGCCGTAGTCGCTGTGGCCGTCGCGGGTGTACACCCCGGCTTCGCGGGTGATCCGCTGTATCGCGACGGCGAGATCGGCGTCCGGGCCGAACATGTGGGTGACCTCGTCGCTGGTGTCGATGAACGCGAACACCCGCACCCGGGAAAATTGCTGACGCAGCGCGTGCACCAGCAACAGGGTGAAGTGGCTGAACCCGGCGACCGAGCCGGACACGTCGCACAACACCACGAGTTCTGGACGGGCCGGCCGTGGCTTACGCAGCACCAGGTCGATCGGCACACCGCCGGTGGACATCGACTTGCGCAGCGTCTTGCGCAGGTCGATCGCGCCGGCGCGAGACCGACGGCGGCGCGCGGCCAGCCGGGTAGCCAGCGTGCGGGCCAACGGCTGCACGACGCGGCGCATCGAGCGCAGCTGATCACCCGAGGCGCGTAGGAATTCGACGTTCTCCGACAGTTGCGGGATGCCGTACATCTGGACGTGGTCGCGGCCGAGCTGCTCGGCGGTGCGCCGCTTGGTCTCGGCGTCGACCATCTTTCGCAGCTGCGTGATGCGCTGCGCGGCAAGCGCTTTGGCGATCTCTTCTTGGGTCGGCGTCGGCTCGTCGCCATAGCCGGCCAGCAGGCCGGCGAGCAGCTTGCCCTCCAACTCGTCGAGCGCCATCGACTTGAGCGCCTGATACGACGAGTACGACGGCCCGCGGCTGGAGTTGTATTTGCCGTAGGCATCGACGATTTGGGCGATCATCGCGACCAGCCGGTCGTCCATTTCAGCGAGGTCGGGGTTGTCGGTCAGCAGGTCGAGCAACATCTGCCGCATCGCCTCGACGTCCTCGGGCGGCAACTGCACGTCGGGGTCGATGGCGTCCTCTTCGCTGACCGCCGCCCGGGTGCCGAGCGCGGCGGGCCACCAGAGGTCGAACATCGCGTCGTAGGTCTCGCGGTGCTCGGGCCGCCGCAGCACCGCGCAGGCCAATCCCTCGCGCAGGATCTCGCGGTCACCGAGGCCGAGCACGCCCATCACCCGGCCGGCGTCCACGGTTTCCGACGGGCCGACCGAAATGCCTTGGCCGCGAAGCGCTTCGACGAACCCGACCAGGTGGCCCGGGATGCCGTGCGGGGCCAACGGCTGGCTGGGGCGAACGCGGCGGACGGCCATCAGACGCTCAGTTCAGCCGTAACTCGGAGGTGGCGCGGGTCTGGTCGGACTGATGCTTGAGCACCACGCCCATCGTCGCGGCGATCGTCGCGTCGTCGATGGTGTCGAGGCCCAATGCCAGGATCGTCCGGCCCCAGTCAATGGTCTCGGCCACCGACGGCACCTTCTTGAGTTGCATGCCACGCAGCACGCCGATGATGCGGACCAGTTCCTCGGCGATGTGGGCAGGCAGCTCGGGCACGCGGGACAACAGGATTCGGCGTTCCAGCTCGGCGTCCGGGAAGTCGATGTGCAGGAACAGGCAGCGACGCTTTAGCGCCTCGGAGAGTTCGCGGGTGGCGTTGGAGGTCAACACCACGAACGGCTTCCGGTCGGCGGCGATGGTGCCCAACTCGGGGATGGTCACCGCGAAGTCGGAGAGCACCTCGAGGAGCAGGCCTTCGATTTCGATGTCGGCCTTGTCGGTCTCGTCGACCAGCAGCACCGTGGGTTCGGTGCGGCGGATCGCGGTGAGCAGCGGCCGCGACAGCAGGAACTCTTCGGTGAAGACGTCGGTCTTGGTCTGGTCCCAGTCGTCGGACCCGGCCTGGATGCGCAAGATCTGCTTGGCGTGGTTCCACTCGTACAGCGCGCGGGCCTCGTCGACGCCTTCGTAGCACTGCAGGCGGACCAGCCCGGAGCCGGTGGATTGCGCGACGGCGCGGGCGAGTTCGGTCTTGCCGACGCCGGCCGGACCCTCCACCAGCAACGGCTTGCCGAGCCGGTCTGCGAGGAAAACCGCTGTGGCAGTAGCGGTGTCGCATAGGTAGCCGGTTTCGGCCAGCTTCCGGCCGACGTCGTCGATGTCGGCGAACAGCGGTGCGGGCCGCGCAGGCACACTCACGTAGTCATTCTCCTAGCTATGTCAGACCGCTCGGGTCTGGCCGTCTCCCCACACGATCCATTTGGTCGAGGTCAGTTCGGCGAGCCCCATCGGGCCGCGGGCGTGCAATTTCTGGGTGGAGATGCCGATTTCGGCGCCGAACCCGAACTGCTCGCCGTCGGTGAAGCTCGTCGCGGCGTTCACCATCACCGCGGCCGCGTCGACACCCTCGGTAAAGCGTTGCGCCGCAGCCATGTTCGAAGTCACGATGGCCTCGGTGTGGCCGGTGCCGTATTCGTTGATGTGGGCGATCGCGGCGTCGACGCCGTCGACCACCGCCACCGCGATCTCCATCTCGAGGTACTCCCGGCGCAGGTGATCCTCGTCGGGGTCCAGGTGCACGGTCACCCCGGCGTCCTGCAGCGCGTTGACCAGTCGCGGCATCGCCTGGTCCGCCACCGACACATCGACGAGCAGCGTCTCGGCCGCGTTGCACACGCTCGGCCGACGGGTCTTGGAGTTCAACAGGATTCGCTCGGCCATGTCGAGGTCGGTGGCGTCGTGCACGTACACGTGACAGTTGCCGACGCCGGTCTCGATCGTGGGCACCTGCGAGTCGCGCACCACGGCGTCGATCAGACCGGCTCCCCCGCGCGGTATCACCACGTCGACCAGGCCACGCGCCTGGATCAGATGCGTGACCGACGAGCGATCGGCGGACGGCAGCAGTTGCACCGCGTCGACGGGCAGGTCCTCGCCGCGCAGCGCGTCGCGCAGCACCGCGACCAACGCCTCGTTGGAGTGCACGGCCGACGCGCTGCCGCGCAGCAGTGCGGCGTTGCCGGATTTCAGCGTCAGCCCGAACGCGTCGACGGTGACGTTAGGCCGGCCCTCGTAGACGATCCCGACGACACCGAGCGGGACCCGCTGCTGTCGCAGGGCCAACCCGTTGGGCAGGGTGTAGCCGCGCAGCACCTCCCCGACCGGGTCGGGCAGCCCGGCGACCTGCCGCAGGCCCGCGGCAATCCCCTCGACGCGCGTGGGGTCCAGCGCGAGCCGGTCGAGCATGGCGGTGGGGGTGTCGGCGGCGCGGGCGGCCCGCAGGTCCTCGGCATTCGCCGCCAGGATCCGGTCGGTGTTGGCCACCAGCGCGTCGGCGGCGACGCGCAGCGCGTGGTCCTTGGCAACAGTCGGGAGTGCGGCCAGAATCCGAGCGGCCAACCGGGCCCGTCGCGCCGCGTCGTGCACCTGCTGGCGCACGTCGGTCGCCGGCAAGGTAGGGACACTCATTAACCCAGGGTAGCGGCCAAACTAGCGCCGGGTAGAGACGGCCCCAATGGACGATGACTCCCTGCGGCGGTCCTCGATGATCCGGCCCAACTCCTGCAGCAGCAACGGCGCGCGGAGCACGAGATCTTCGATGTACTCACGGTCGATTTCGAGAGCCGTCACTTCTTCCAGCGCGTGGGCGCCCGACAGACTCGGTTGGCGGGTCAGCGCGCTCAGCCCGAGGAACGAGCCTTCCTCCAGCACGCTGAGCGGAGTCACCGACCCGTCGTCGTTGGTGCTCGTCCGGCGGACGGTGCCCTTGATCAAAAACGTCATGGCCGTGGGGACTTCGCCCGCGTAGTGCACGATCTCGTCGGTGCCGTAGCGAACCAGCTTGGCGTGTGGGATCAGCAACTGCTGATCGGCGAGGCTCAACCGCAACGCCGGCGCCACCACGTCTCGCATCGCCATCTGCACCCGCGCCGGCGTCGAGAAGTCGTCGGTCGTGCCGTCGAGGTGCAGGCCCTCGCGCCGGGCCGCGTACCAAATCCAGCGCAGGAAGGTCGCTTTCGCGGGCCCGTCGTCGGCGGGCGACTTCAGCGCGATGCTCACCTCGTACTCCCCCGACCCGGCAACCGAGGCGGTCGGCGCGACGCCGGCCTTGCGTTGCGGCAGCGCGTCGGCCACCCGCACCAGCAGCAGGCGCACCTGGTCGGGCGGATCGTCGACCGAGAACGTGGTGGCGATCGAGAGCTTGTGCGCGCCGGACGGCCGGCTGAGGTTGGTGAATGACGTGGCGGCCAGCACCGAGTTCGGCGTGATCTGCAAACCGTGCCCGGTCTGGATGTGCACCGCGCGCCAGTTCGCCTCCACGATGCGCCCGCGCGCGGACGGGGTGTCCAACCAGTCGCCGATCCGAAAAGGCTGCTCGAACAACATGAACAGGCCGGACACGATTTGGCCGACAGAGTTCTGCAGCATCAGGCCGATGAGCACCGACGTGACGCCCAGCGCGGTGAACAAGCCGCCGACGCGTACCCCCCAGACGTAGGAGAAGATCAGCGCGAGGCCGACCGCGATCAGCAAAAACCGTGTGACGTCCCGGAATATCGTCGGCACCCGCTTGCGCCAGGACCCTTCGGGCGCACCCTCGAAGACCGTGGCGTTGAGCCCCGACAACACCAGCAGCAGCACGACGAAACCGAAAACGGTTGCCAGCACGCGCACCGAGTCGAAATGGGCCGGCACCCGTGCGATCTTGACCAGCAGCACAAGCAGCGCGGCCAACGGCACCAGGTAGCTGCGCAGTAGATTGACCGGCGTGGCCAGCGCGCTGTCGCGTCGCGCCAAAAACTGGTGCAGTTCGGTGAGGCTGATCAGCAGCAGCGGCAGTCCGATGGCCAGCCCGACGGCCCAGTACAGCCAGAAGGTGTCGACGACGGTCATTTGCGGTCCGCCAATCGCCAGATCGGCTGTTCCTCGCCGCCGACGGTGACCGTGCCGGCCGAGGTGAATTGGCGCAGATCGCGCATCACCTCGTAGACGTCGGAGGTCACGAAGACACCGGAATCAGTTGCACCGCTGCGCATCTGGTGGGCGAGGTTCACCGCCGCGCCCCACATGTCGTAGATGACGCTGGATCGGCCGACCAGCCCGCTGATCACGTTGCCGGTGTTGACCCCGGCCCGGATGCTGAGGTGGTAGCCCCTACCGGAATTGAATCGCTCGATGATGCGCTGCATCTCCACGGCGAAATCAATGGTCCGCGGCACGCTATCGAGTCGCGGAACATTGAGCCCGCAGCTGGCAAGGTAGCCGTTGTGCACGGTCCGAATCGGCTCGACGCCAAAGGTTTCGGCGGCCGAGTCGAGTTCGCGCATCAACTCGTCGATGGTGCCGACCAGTTCGTCACCGGACAGCCCGCCGCACATCTCGTCGAGGCCGATGATGTCGGCGAAGATGACCGTCACATCCTGATGCTCCTGCGCGATGGTCTGCTCCCCGTCGCGGTAGCGCTGCACCACGGGCTCGGGCATCAGCGACAGCAGCAGTCGGTCGTTCTCCTTGCGCTGTTCATTGAGCAGGTCTTCCTTGATCTCGAGGTTTCGCGCCATCTCGTTGAATGCGGTTGTCAGGTCGCCTATTTCGTCATGCGAGGTAAGTGGGATGGCGACGGCGTAATTGCCGGAGCTGATCTCTTCCGCGCCGGCCCGTAGCCGCCGGATCGGACGGACGAAGCGTTGGGCGATCAGCATCGCGAGCAGACACAGCGCGAAGACCATCACCGTGGCCGCGACGACCAGCGTCCGGGCGAACGCCTCGATCCGCGCGAATGCCTCCTCGCTGTCCCGGCTGGCCAGAATCGACCAGCGCAGATCGGAATTGGGGATGGCCACCGGCGCGTAGGCCGCGAGCTCGTGATCGCCAAGATAGCCGGTCTCCATGACGGTGCCGCTCTGCCCGCGTTGCGCGGCACGGAACGCCGGCCCTTCCACCGGCTGCACCAATGTGGTTCCGTGCCAACGGATTGCCTTGTCGACCACGTCGGCGGGGGTGCCGGCGGCGACGGCATCGCGCTGATACTTCGCGGGATCCTCGAGGAACAGCCGCGAATCGGAGCGCATCAGCCCATCGGGTCCGGCCAGGTACGTCTCAGCCGTGGCCCCCATGCCCGCCGCTTTCCAATGCTTGTCGGCGGTCATGATCCGGTTGACCCTGTCGATGGGGAGCGGAAGCGCCATGACGCCGTCGGTCTTACCTGCTACGCCGATCGGCGACACCAGCCACGCGATCGGCATCCCACCGGCGGCCTGGAACGCCTGAAAGTCGGTGATCCAGACGAAATCGACGGAGTCTGCGGCCAGTGCCTTTTCGTACGCGCCGC
The sequence above is a segment of the Candidatus Mycobacterium wuenschmannii genome. Coding sequences within it:
- a CDS encoding vWA domain-containing protein translates to MAVRRVRPSQPLAPHGIPGHLVGFVEALRGQGISVGPSETVDAGRVMGVLGLGDREILREGLACAVLRRPEHRETYDAMFDLWWPAALGTRAAVSEEDAIDPDVQLPPEDVEAMRQMLLDLLTDNPDLAEMDDRLVAMIAQIVDAYGKYNSSRGPSYSSYQALKSMALDELEGKLLAGLLAGYGDEPTPTQEEIAKALAAQRITQLRKMVDAETKRRTAEQLGRDHVQMYGIPQLSENVEFLRASGDQLRSMRRVVQPLARTLATRLAARRRRSRAGAIDLRKTLRKSMSTGGVPIDLVLRKPRPARPELVVLCDVSGSVAGFSHFTLLLVHALRQQFSRVRVFAFIDTSDEVTHMFGPDADLAVAIQRITREAGVYTRDGHSDYGNAFVSFIQDHPNVLSPRSSLLVLGDGRTNYRDPAIDVLSHMVTASRHAHWLNPEPKHLWGSGDSAVPRYQDVITMHECRSAKQLAAVIDQLLPV
- a CDS encoding AAA family ATPase encodes the protein MSVPARPAPLFADIDDVGRKLAETGYLCDTATATAVFLADRLGKPLLVEGPAGVGKTELARAVAQSTGSGLVRLQCYEGVDEARALYEWNHAKQILRIQAGSDDWDQTKTDVFTEEFLLSRPLLTAIRRTEPTVLLVDETDKADIEIEGLLLEVLSDFAVTIPELGTIAADRKPFVVLTSNATRELSEALKRRCLFLHIDFPDAELERRILLSRVPELPAHIAEELVRIIGVLRGMQLKKVPSVAETIDWGRTILALGLDTIDDATIAATMGVVLKHQSDQTRATSELRLN
- a CDS encoding glutamate-5-semialdehyde dehydrogenase, coding for MSVPTLPATDVRQQVHDAARRARLAARILAALPTVAKDHALRVAADALVANTDRILAANAEDLRAARAADTPTAMLDRLALDPTRVEGIAAGLRQVAGLPDPVGEVLRGYTLPNGLALRQQRVPLGVVGIVYEGRPNVTVDAFGLTLKSGNAALLRGSASAVHSNEALVAVLRDALRGEDLPVDAVQLLPSADRSSVTHLIQARGLVDVVIPRGGAGLIDAVVRDSQVPTIETGVGNCHVYVHDATDLDMAERILLNSKTRRPSVCNAAETLLVDVSVADQAMPRLVNALQDAGVTVHLDPDEDHLRREYLEMEIAVAVVDGVDAAIAHINEYGTGHTEAIVTSNMAAAQRFTEGVDAAAVMVNAATSFTDGEQFGFGAEIGISTQKLHARGPMGLAELTSTKWIVWGDGQTRAV
- a CDS encoding mechanosensitive ion channel domain-containing protein, with amino-acid sequence MTVVDTFWLYWAVGLAIGLPLLLISLTELHQFLARRDSALATPVNLLRSYLVPLAALLVLLVKIARVPAHFDSVRVLATVFGFVVLLLVLSGLNATVFEGAPEGSWRKRVPTIFRDVTRFLLIAVGLALIFSYVWGVRVGGLFTALGVTSVLIGLMLQNSVGQIVSGLFMLFEQPFRIGDWLDTPSARGRIVEANWRAVHIQTGHGLQITPNSVLAATSFTNLSRPSGAHKLSIATTFSVDDPPDQVRLLLVRVADALPQRKAGVAPTASVAGSGEYEVSIALKSPADDGPAKATFLRWIWYAARREGLHLDGTTDDFSTPARVQMAMRDVVAPALRLSLADQQLLIPHAKLVRYGTDEIVHYAGEVPTAMTFLIKGTVRRTSTNDDGSVTPLSVLEEGSFLGLSALTRQPSLSGAHALEEVTALEIDREYIEDLVLRAPLLLQELGRIIEDRRRESSSIGAVSTRR
- a CDS encoding adenylate/guanylate cyclase domain-containing protein; this translates as MTPQGTADPAPSEQPVSAKAGWRRRPRRRARLSIQSKIMVMLLVSSLASLGIIGIVEYVSGSRTLMPIAAERMTQLREGQKRAIEMLFADLSNSLAIYSRGYTADQAVQAFAAAFDQLADAPTDPAQQLELESYYTDKLIKPIQKSTGVKLDLAAMLPRGNAEKYLQSHYTVHASNASPAPVDAGDGSAWSAANMQFDNYFREITTRFEYRDAVLLDTRGNVVYNVNKGPTLGTNITTGPYRSSNLRGAYEKALAADSVDFVWITDFQAFQAAGGMPIAWLVSPIGVAGKTDGVMALPLPIDRVNRIMTADKHWKAAGMGATAETYLAGPDGLMRSDSRLFLEDPAKYQRDAVAAGTPADVVDKAIRWHGTTLVQPVEGPAFRAAQRGQSGTVMETGYLGDHELAAYAPVAIPNSDLRWSILASRDSEEAFARIEAFARTLVVAATVMVFALCLLAMLIAQRFVRPIRRLRAGAEEISSGNYAVAIPLTSHDEIGDLTTAFNEMARNLEIKEDLLNEQRKENDRLLLSLMPEPVVQRYRDGEQTIAQEHQDVTVIFADIIGLDEMCGGLSGDELVGTIDELMRELDSAAETFGVEPIRTVHNGYLASCGLNVPRLDSVPRTIDFAVEMQRIIERFNSGRGYHLSIRAGVNTGNVISGLVGRSSVIYDMWGAAVNLAHQMRSGATDSGVFVTSDVYEVMRDLRQFTSAGTVTVGGEEQPIWRLADRK